Part of the Sphaerochaeta associata genome is shown below.
GTATGCGCAGTCGGCGAATATCGATGTGCTCTCCACACAGGATCTGCAGATTATCGATACCGGACGCATCCGCTCGATGGGAAAGCATGCTATCGGGGATGGGAATTCGGGTTTCATCATCAACAGCGACGGAACCAGCGAGTTCGTCGGTACGGTCATCCGTAACGCCGATCTCTCGGAGACCCGCATCGAGCGCCTTGATGCCGATGTGCTGCGTACCGTCAACGAGGTGCGAACCGGCGAATCATTCAACGGCTCGTTGTCCTCCACCCCGTATTGGGACTTGGGGACGGTGATGGGGGATCTCATCGCCCAGGTCACGCCCAACGCTGTGGTGCACAAGGGCGGCTCGTTCATGGCTACCAAGGTGGAAGGGGGCTCTGTATCCACCGTCTTCGAGAACGTGTTGCATGTCACCTCGTCTGGTGAGCGCGATCAGGACCGCAGCCTGCTCAGCCAGCAGATCACCACGGCAAATGCGGAAACCGCTTTCACCGTCCCCTCCCTGCCTGCTTACACCCAGTCTCCTCTAAAGCTTGGAGGAGTCAACTACCTTGCGAAAATCACCTCCACAGGTGCTGAGGTTGCAGGCAAGAAGCAGTACTCGCTCGATGGAGGGGGCACCTGGACCGACTACGACAGTCGCACACTCGATCATGCGACGGTTGCGGGCAAGACGGTCAAGGTGCGCCAAGTGCTCAGCGGCACCTTGTATGACCCAGGCAGTTGTACGACCGGACGAGTATCTGGCATCAGTTCGACATCCTCATCAACCCCTCACTTGGCGGAGGGAAACGGCAGGATGGTAGTCGCTTGGGGCTCGACGCTCAAATCATTTCCCACCGGGAACGTGGGCTCGGTCTCATCCTATTCGCTGAGCACCGCGTATCCTTCCACCATCGGTCTGGCATTCGGCAATGGTATCTTCCTGGCGCTCTGCTCGGGCTCGGTCCAACGCCGTGTACTCTCAGGTGGAGCGAACGGCACTTCGTGGAGCGAGCTGTCCAGCGAAGCTTACGACAACCTGTTCTTCGCCAATGGATACTTTTACGCCCATGTGCTTGGCGGAGGGGCCTCCGATTGGAAACGCTCGACCAACGGAAGCGGGTGGACAGCCGCAGGTTTCACCTGTGCCCATCCATTCCCATCCTACAATAACGATTTCATGAACTCACGCATCGCATACGGAAACGGCGTCTATATCCAGGTAAGCTATGTCACCCTCTCATCAGCATCGGTGTATCGAAGCACCGATGGGCAGAACTGGAGTGCGATCAATATCGCCGCTACGTGTCCCACCGCCATCGCCTACGGATCCGGATTCTTCATCGCCTATGAATACGGCAGTGCGTATTACTATGTCTCGGGCAACGGAGGAACCACCTGGTCCAAACGCTCCCTGGGCTACACGCCCACCAAGATGGGTTCTGCCGTCTATGCCGCCAGTGGAGCCAATCCCGCTTCGACGGGTACCACGCTACAGCGGGTGTTCTACGCCATCGACAGCGCGGGGTATCTCAGTGCCCTGACGCTGGGTGAGGCAACACCCACCTCCTATACGGCCGGGACACTCAGTGCAGCCTACAACTACAGCGCCTATGATGTGGGAGTGAACCTCCTGGATGGGCAGGGGGCAAAGATCGGCAGCCATACCACGGCCAAGGATTATTATGCCGGTACGTTCATCTTCGATGGGACCAACCTCTCTGCAGCCTTGGGTTCGTACTACTACAAGTTCGCAGGCATCTTCAAAGCCGGCACCCAGGTGGCTGCCGGGGCCTTCGACATGTTCCAAAGCATCGCCATTGCATGGAACCGTATCTACAACAGCATCGAAAGTCCTGTGGCAAGTCCTGCGATCGTAAGCTGGTCGGGAACCAGTTTGACGATAACCGGTGCCGGGGGAGCGACCTCTCGCATCCGCAGCAACGACCTGTTCTCAGCCCTTTCAATCTCCTTCACCGTGATCGCCGAGGCGAAGGGAGCGTACACCAAGGCCCTGTATCCCCAACAAGCAGGCCAATATGACATCGGCGTGTCCTCGAATCCATATGCGAATGTCCATGCGAACACGTTCCATGGGAATCTGCAAGGGAGCGTGAGTGGGAATGTGAGTGGCAACGTCACCGGTAATGTGACGGGAAATGTGAATGCACAAGGCACCCCCAACAAGGTGTGGGGGGCTGTGTGGAACTAGGAGGAACAACCATGCAATGCAATGAATGTGGACGGCAGCTGACCAAGCTGCCCTTCATCTTGGACGACAGTGAGATCGCCGACATGCAACTGGCGATCGACAAGACCAACACCGCGCAGACCGCCCTGAAGGCTGAGGTGTACGCATCCTACCGATTCGAGCAGGAAAGGGACATCTACGCCTACTTCAAGGCGGTCTTCGACGAGATGGCGGAGGGCAGGTTCCTGTATGCCATCTGGGAGCGTCGCGTGCGTAGTCATTACAACTACCCCGAGGGCGAGCTCCTGGTGATCAACGGCGAGTGCTTCGCCCATGAGGAATCGTGATGGGAACCTATAATGATATCAGAAGCCGCTTCGAGGCGATCCAGGAGGCCTTCCGCGTCAACGGTTACCAGCGCTACGACAACTATTATGTGTTCTCCCCGCCTGCTGGCTTCGCCATCGGTCTTCCCATGAAGGCTTCGGACATGAACAGCATGAAGGATGCGCTGCAGGGTAATACCCGCGCGTTTCTGTATACCACCTACCCCATCGCCTCGGTTGCAACGGGAAGTCTGATCAGCGCCAATCTGCTGAGCCAGATCGACCAGTACAAACAGGATATCAATGATCTGCGCGGCTGTGCCAGCTGCAGTAATACGTGCAACTCGACGTGCTACAACGGCTGTCACAACTGCACCGGAGGGTGTACCGGATCATGCACCGGGTGTAGTGGCTGTACCGGTTGTAGTGGATGCTCGGGCAACTGCTACAGTTGCAAAGGAGGACTGTGGTGTGTTTCGTGTCATGGGTGCAGTGGATGCGGAGGATGTAGCGGATGCGGGGGATGCAGCGCAAATTGTCAGAACGCATGCTCGGGCTGCACTTCCTGCAGTACCAACTGCAACGCAGACTGCAACGTAAACTGCTCCGGCGGGTGTAAAAACTCCTGCTCAAGCGGTTGCTCGAACTCATCGCGCATTGGAGGCTGATATGCTCATTCCCTTTAGAGAACCCGGCTTGTTCAACGTAACGCTGAACACCACCGAGGACTGCAACCTCAGGTGCACCTACTGCTATGAGGTGCACAAGAGAAGAAGGACGCTTTCGATGGAGGATGCAAAGGCCTTCATCGACCACATCCTCACCGACCCCGATCCTGCAGGGCTACTCGATGATCCTGATCCGGTCTTCCGCAAGGCATACCAAAAGGGGCTCGTCGTCGATTTCATCGGTGGCGACAGCTTCATGGATGTGCCGTTTTTGGACGAGATCTGCTCATACACGCTGGCCAAGGTGATGACCACCGACACCCCCAATGCCAGGAACTGGCGGGGGAAGCTCCATTTCTCCATCTCAACCAATGGCACGCTTTTCTCCGAGCAGGCCCGCCGGTTCTGCGAGAAGTACAAGGACCTGTTGCTGGTGGGTATATCGCTGGATGGCTGTCCTGAGATCCATGATGCAAACCGGGTGTTCCCCGATGGGAGTGGATCCTTGGGGAGCATCATCCGCCATTGGCCGTGGTATAAGAAGACCTTCCCGATCCAGTCGATGCAGACCAAGTCCACCGCGAACCGTCAGAGCATCCCTCATCTCTATGACTCATTGGTTTATTTGCATGAACAGCTGGGAATCAGGTACATCAACCAGAACTTCATCATGGAGGACACCGGATGCACCCAAGCCGACTATGATGAGTTGGACCGTCAGATGGAAAAGTGCACCGCCTATGTGCTTAAGCATCGCGACGATCTGTTTTGGAGCATGCTCAGCAAGGAGCAGTTCGGCTACGCACACCTGTCCACAGGACCTGACTGGGACTGTACCGGCCACTGCGGAAGCGGAGCCATGCCTGCCCTTTCGGTGGACGGTAGGATCTATCCGTGCATCAGATGGCTGCCGCATACCCAAATCGACAAGGCAGAGTTCATCGTCGGGACCGCCAAGGAAGGGTTCACCCACAAGGAGAACTTTCTGAGAGTGCGCGAAGGCGCCTATCGCTCCAATTGCTCACTCGATGAAAAGTGCAGGACCTGCGAGGTGGAAAGTGCCTGTTCATACTGCATCGGAGGTTGCTATTCGGAGTTCGGCGAATTCAGGCGGACGACCTACATCTGCGAGATAACCAAGCTGCTGGTCAAATGGGCCAGACGGTACTGGGACGAGTACAACCGGCTTGAGGGATTGGAACCGATCGACTGGGCTGTTGAAGCAATGGAGAAAGGGAACCGGCATGGAATCATGTAGAATGAGTCATTTCAGAAATTCTTTTTTTAGGGATTTCATGTTTCTAGTTAATCATTGAATCACCGTCTACAACCCTTAATCAACTACCGTATTGCGTACTCAATGGTCACGAAACAAATCATCAAGAAATGATACTGAGGGATTGATTATATTTTCGCGGTGTTCATCAATTGAGAATTTAGGGAGCCCATTTTTCAAAGGATTGAGGTCGTTGATCTTTGACTGTGCCCATTCCATCCATTTTGAAATTTCACTATCCGGCTCTGCAGCTTGGTCTTGTGCTTGATTTTTGACATACTCAACATAATTTTGAATTTTCTTCATCTGGCTATAAGCCTCAGAGTCTGCAATTAGCTTCTCATATCGTTTTGCATCAAGTCTCTTTAATCGTTCTTCCTCAAGCTTTCTGGCTTGTTCCAATTTCAATCTTTGTTCTCGCTCAAGAGCCAGGATAGTTTCATTGCTACTTTGTATTGCGACATAAATGAAACCCAACATTATTTCTTTGATTGAAGCCTCGATGAGTTGCTTGCCTCGATCCTCCCAGGATTGATACACCCTCTTGCCATCATTAATTGATAAAAGCAATCGGCTAGTAGCGGTAGGGATGTATCTATATTTTGGTACTCTCCCATAATGGTGGTCCTCTTCATATGCCTTCCGCTCTTTTTCAGTCAATGGAAATCTCTTATTGGTGACAGGCTCAATAATGGCGAAGTATATTCTTTGCCCAAACAGATTCACAAACATACGAGCGTGGGGTGAGACATCTTCCTTTTCAATCGAAAAATCCCATCGCCGTCCCTTAAAACATTGAAGAAGAGTTTCCATCAAGAGGCCAGCTCTCAAAGCGCAACTTTCAGTGACATCGATTGCCAATTTACTGCTATTGGTATTTGATGGTAGAGCAGTTTTGTTCCTTGTCTGTGATAATAGAAATTTCTTGACCATAGGACTGGTTATATCTTGCTCGGACACAATCATCATTGTTTTTCTAGTTTGTTCGGCCTGTAATGTTTTGGAAACAATCTCCTGGATTTCTTTGTCTTTTATCTCAATCTCTGGATTGTTGAAAATAGCAGAACGCTCTTTTTCTGCTTTTCTACGTCTTTCAAGATCATCAAGGGATGATTGATTCTTCCATAGCTCATACCTGGTGAATTCCACTTCAGGCAAAGGTATCTTCTTGATTGACTGCCCAAGGCTGACTTTTCTCCAATAACCTCTTGGCGGTACGGGAACTTTGAGTCTTTCACATAGCTTGGCAAGTCCTCTTCCCGATATTCCAAACTCTTCGGCCAATTTCATCATTGGTTTTGACCAAACAGCACTATACAAATCCTCACGTGATTTGATTTCCTCAGCCATCCCATTCCCTCCATAATCAGACATCAGGTTTACTAATGCTTGAGTCTATTTCTTCTTTCTTGGATTTCCTTAATAGTCACTTGCCTTCCATTACCATCAAAGTAATTTCCATTATCAGATCTCCAGAAAACCAAGTCATTCGGATAGTCTGGGTTATCATTATGCCGAATTCCGTTGATTGAAAAATGCAATGCTTGTTCAACCGAGGGATAACTATGCAAATCCCGATAAGGATCAAATTGGTCTGGACCCCAGAACGCATAGTTGCACTTACCGGTAAACATAATATTCGTTCACATGTGCTCATTGTGGCAGGTATTATAGAATGTTTAAATTAGTAAGTGAAGCTTCCAAAAAATGGTGGAGTTGAAGATTATCAGAGGATCGGATAACGGTACTGATACCATTGATTCAGAACTACACATCGATTGACAGTCCGCGTCCATGCCACCTGCCACCGACGATGTTTCCACTCCCCCCGTAAGCCGCTGTTTCATATTGTTGACCGTGATGAACGAGGAAGAACTGTTCATCAAGATAAGTCCGAGCTTTTTCAGTAGCGCATATATTTTATTGACAAAGCACTTTATGAATTATAGCATTTGAACGAATCAGCTCAAAGCTATACTTAACTTCTTAGTTTGCTTTGGGCTACCTCTATTTTTAAGGAGAACTGTATGAGAGAGAGATGTCAACGCTGTGGCAATAATTATGGGGACATAAGATTCAGGGAGGAGGAGGAACTACCAGAAAATGAAAAAACAGGATTTTTCTGTGAGGATTGCTTCAAACCCATGTTCTTTAATGTAGTCAGTTGAAAAAACCTAAGGAATCAGAATAAATCATTGCAATAATATGAATAAAACCATGTAAGGGGGTTGACTTTTCTTCGTTGAAGTAGTTAGATAAACATACTACAGCAAGAAAGGAGACCAAGCCGTGTACATCAACATCGACAAGCGCAACGGAGCCGTCGCCGAGGTAACGTCCTACCGGGAACCTGGATGCAAATACCCCAAACAGCGCAAGGTGTACATAGGCAAGATGGACGAACAGGGCGCCTTCGTGCCCAACAAGTTCTTCATCGAACGGTCAAGGAAGGAAGAACTCCAGGCCGAAGTGGAAAAGCTGCAGAAAGAGCTGGACGGCATGGACCGGGGGATCAGGAAGCAGCAGAAGGAGATGCAGGCCCTCTCCTCAGTTGTCTGCTCGGTCTCCGGGAAGAAGAAAGCCGGCCTCACCCATGCACTGGGGCACATCGCCGAGACAAAAGGGTTCGTGCAGGCGCTGCAGGGTGTCTTCGGCGGGGATTCGGCCAAGAAGATACTCTCCCTCTCCTATTATGTGCTCGCCACCAGGAACGAGGCCCTTGACGACTTCTGCTATTTTGACGCCTCGCATGAGCATCCCTACGGCTCGGACATCGGCAGCAGCGAAAGCAGCGCCGTCCTTGCATCGATAAAGCCCGAGCATGTCAACGGGTTTTTCAAGGCGATGCGCGACGCAGGTCCTTCCAGGAGCAAGGAGGACCATTTCTGCGCCTTCGACGGGACCGCCTTCAGCTCGTATTCAAACAATCTGTCCGAGGTTGAGGTTTCAAGGGGCAAACAGGACCCGGACCTGAGGCATTTCGCCATGGCAGCGGTGTACAGCAGCAACGAGGGCAGGTGCGCCTACTACCGGCTGTACCGGGGGAACATACCCGACATCAAGACCATCGACAACTTCGTCGACGTGACCAAGGCGATGGGGTACAACTTCCGAAGAATGGTCCTGGACAGGGGGTACTGCAGCTACAGCAACCTCCATCGGCTGTACCATGAGTGCCGATACGAGGTGATCATGTGCATGAAGTCCAACATGTCGGTGTACAAGGATGCTCTGCAGACAACGCGCGGGACCTTCGAGGCCGACAGCACCTGCTATCTGGCGGAGCATGCTGTGTATGGCAAGACCGTCAAGCAGAGCATTGTCCTAACCGACAACCTCGGAGTCGAACACCCGACCACTGCGTACGTACATGTCTACTACAACAGGCTGAAGGCTGCCGAACAGGAGCCCAAGCTGTACAGGGACCTGGAGGACTCCATCGCCGAGCTGACCGAGAAGGTGCAGAAGAAGGAACTGTCCGTCAGCGATGCACAGAAGAGGTTGTTTTCCTGCAAGCAGAAGGCCCTGGTTTCAGTGCGCAAGACCGGCAACAGCAGGTGCGTCTTCGAGATGGATTGCAAGAAGGTCGACGGGGCTGCCGGCAAGCTAGGCTATTTCGTACTGCTGAGTACGGAGAATCTCACCGCCGCCCAGGTGCTGGACATCTACCGGTCAAAGGATGGGGTGGAGCGGGTGTTCAACAACGTGAAGAACGACATCGGGTTCGACCGCCCTGCCGTGAAGACCGATGCCACCCTCGAGGGCAAGGTGTTCATAGTCATGCTTGCAGGCATGCTTTCCACAATCATCCGCAACGCCATGCGTGCCCACCGGAAGGAACTGACCCGAAAGATGACCTACGGCAAGCTGGTAAAGGAACTGGAATGCATGTACAGCTTCACCATCAAGGGCAAGACACAGTGGTGTGAGATATCAGAGAAGCAGGCAATGATCTTGAGATGCCTGGGTGTTCCCTTACCGGTGAAATCGCAGGATGTTCAGGCTCAACTGGTGAAAAAGCGCGGCCCGAAACCCAAAGCAAGATAATCTTTTCGCACTACATTAAAGAACATGGGTTCAAATATCTGAAGCGCAAATGGTGGGAGAATGAAAAATTAGCATATATGTTTGACAACGAGGGAAATAGAGCGGATAGTCCTGACTATAATCCTGACGATGCTTGGTTTGAAAATGATGAGTAAGTTTTCATAAACCGACTCTTCTTAGGGTAGAGAAAACGAGTAGCACCAAGCATTCATATCGAATTTGGGCTACCTCTTATCCTAAACGCAGATGAGCTGTCATACAGAACAATACAGCCGAAAGGTATAAACGGCTCTACTAGAATGAACTGTTCCTGACTTTGGGAA
Proteins encoded:
- a CDS encoding radical SAM protein, which gives rise to MLIPFREPGLFNVTLNTTEDCNLRCTYCYEVHKRRRTLSMEDAKAFIDHILTDPDPAGLLDDPDPVFRKAYQKGLVVDFIGGDSFMDVPFLDEICSYTLAKVMTTDTPNARNWRGKLHFSISTNGTLFSEQARRFCEKYKDLLLVGISLDGCPEIHDANRVFPDGSGSLGSIIRHWPWYKKTFPIQSMQTKSTANRQSIPHLYDSLVYLHEQLGIRYINQNFIMEDTGCTQADYDELDRQMEKCTAYVLKHRDDLFWSMLSKEQFGYAHLSTGPDWDCTGHCGSGAMPALSVDGRIYPCIRWLPHTQIDKAEFIVGTAKEGFTHKENFLRVREGAYRSNCSLDEKCRTCEVESACSYCIGGCYSEFGEFRRTTYICEITKLLVKWARRYWDEYNRLEGLEPIDWAVEAMEKGNRHGIM
- a CDS encoding IS1634 family transposase, translating into MYINIDKRNGAVAEVTSYREPGCKYPKQRKVYIGKMDEQGAFVPNKFFIERSRKEELQAEVEKLQKELDGMDRGIRKQQKEMQALSSVVCSVSGKKKAGLTHALGHIAETKGFVQALQGVFGGDSAKKILSLSYYVLATRNEALDDFCYFDASHEHPYGSDIGSSESSAVLASIKPEHVNGFFKAMRDAGPSRSKEDHFCAFDGTAFSSYSNNLSEVEVSRGKQDPDLRHFAMAAVYSSNEGRCAYYRLYRGNIPDIKTIDNFVDVTKAMGYNFRRMVLDRGYCSYSNLHRLYHECRYEVIMCMKSNMSVYKDALQTTRGTFEADSTCYLAEHAVYGKTVKQSIVLTDNLGVEHPTTAYVHVYYNRLKAAEQEPKLYRDLEDSIAELTEKVQKKELSVSDAQKRLFSCKQKALVSVRKTGNSRCVFEMDCKKVDGAAGKLGYFVLLSTENLTAAQVLDIYRSKDGVERVFNNVKNDIGFDRPAVKTDATLEGKVFIVMLAGMLSTIIRNAMRAHRKELTRKMTYGKLVKELECMYSFTIKGKTQWCEISEKQAMILRCLGVPLPVKSQDVQAQLVKKRGPKPKAR